The proteins below come from a single Cupriavidus pauculus genomic window:
- a CDS encoding MetQ/NlpA family ABC transporter substrate-binding protein — translation MKAGTIYRRRTLALLAAVIAGGVMQTAGIAHAADADKKEIRFGATAGPYADQVRFGIKPILEQRGYKVTIVEFSDYVQPNLALADGAIDANAFQHEVYLKKFSSDRKLQLSEVVKVPTAPIGIYSRKHKSLQDVKSGATVSLPNDPTNLARAIAILQQIGWVTLKPGTDAVRASERDIDGNPHKLKLVQLEAAQLPRSLDDVDYAFVNGNFALASGLSLTSALKLEAIPDYYMNLVAVRTTDINRPFVADIRDAYRSAEFKAVTQQKFAGFNPPAYQR, via the coding sequence ATGAAAGCAGGAACGATCTACCGCCGGCGCACGTTGGCACTGCTGGCGGCAGTGATCGCGGGCGGTGTCATGCAGACGGCCGGTATCGCGCACGCGGCCGATGCGGACAAGAAGGAAATTCGCTTCGGCGCGACGGCAGGCCCGTACGCGGATCAGGTGCGCTTCGGGATCAAGCCGATTCTCGAACAGCGCGGGTACAAGGTGACGATCGTCGAGTTCAGCGACTACGTGCAGCCGAACCTCGCACTCGCCGACGGGGCGATCGACGCCAATGCCTTCCAGCACGAGGTGTATCTGAAGAAGTTCTCGTCGGATCGCAAGCTGCAACTGTCGGAGGTCGTGAAGGTGCCGACCGCGCCGATCGGCATCTACAGCCGCAAGCACAAGTCGCTGCAGGACGTGAAGAGCGGCGCGACGGTCTCGCTGCCGAACGACCCGACCAACCTTGCGCGCGCGATCGCGATTCTGCAGCAGATCGGCTGGGTCACGCTCAAGCCGGGCACCGACGCCGTGCGCGCGTCCGAGCGCGATATCGACGGCAATCCGCACAAGCTCAAGCTCGTGCAACTGGAGGCCGCGCAGTTGCCGCGCTCGCTCGACGATGTGGACTATGCGTTCGTCAACGGCAACTTCGCGCTGGCGTCGGGGCTGTCGCTGACATCGGCGCTGAAGCTGGAAGCCATTCCGGACTACTACATGAACCTCGTGGCCGTGCGCACGACCGATATCAATCGGCCGTTTGTCGCCGATATCCGCGATGCGTATCGGTCGGCCGAGTTCAAGGCCGTGACCCAGCAGAAGTTTGCGGGCTTCAATCCTCCGGCGTATCAACGTTAA
- a CDS encoding ABC transporter permease, whose protein sequence is MIASTKPGIPRVLRGWVLPVGLVTLWWAAVAFGWSRSPLLVAPSKVWDTAVEQIVSGKLFAALAASLWRDLAGFAIGTTVGLLFGTALGLSRLCEKMVGPTFHTVKQISLFAWIPLISVWFGLGDTAKVVFLSLAAFFPVVLNTFEGIRGVPADLIEVSRVLRFTRRQTLWRVVLPAASPAIFAGIHLALIYAWLATLGAEYLLVSGKGIGNTMIDGRENFWMDLVLFGVIVVGLVGFTLNWIAGHIEARLLRWRGRSVAAH, encoded by the coding sequence ATGATTGCATCCACGAAGCCGGGCATTCCACGCGTGCTGCGCGGATGGGTGTTGCCGGTCGGTCTCGTTACGCTCTGGTGGGCCGCCGTCGCATTCGGCTGGTCCAGATCGCCGCTGCTCGTGGCGCCGTCCAAGGTTTGGGATACCGCCGTCGAGCAGATTGTCAGCGGCAAGCTGTTCGCGGCCCTGGCCGCCAGCCTGTGGCGCGATCTGGCAGGTTTCGCCATCGGCACGACCGTCGGCCTCCTGTTCGGTACCGCGCTTGGCCTGTCGCGTCTGTGCGAGAAAATGGTCGGCCCGACGTTCCACACGGTCAAGCAGATCTCGCTGTTCGCGTGGATTCCGCTGATCTCGGTCTGGTTCGGCCTCGGCGATACCGCCAAGGTCGTCTTCCTGTCGCTAGCCGCATTCTTCCCCGTCGTGCTCAACACCTTCGAGGGCATTCGTGGCGTGCCGGCGGACCTGATCGAGGTCTCGCGCGTGCTGCGCTTTACGCGCCGGCAAACGCTGTGGCGCGTGGTGCTGCCCGCTGCCTCGCCCGCGATCTTCGCGGGCATTCATCTGGCGCTGATCTATGCGTGGCTGGCCACGCTCGGCGCCGAGTACCTGCTGGTGTCCGGCAAGGGCATCGGCAACACGATGATCGACGGCCGCGAGAACTTCTGGATGGACCTCGTGCTGTTCGGCGTCATCGTCGTGGGCCTCGTCGGCTTCACCCTCAACTGGATCGCCGGCCATATCGAGGCGCGGCTGCTGCGCTGGCGCGGCCGCTCGGTCGCCGCCCACTGA
- a CDS encoding ABC transporter substrate-binding protein, translating into MPDRNDPYLDPARRDALWKLGRVGLGAATLSALTPFSAFSAPSAAARPDVIRIGVAQPATGTPPTFAGSSLSIAHAKGWVEEAFKPAGTRIEWYFFKGAGPAVNEALTNRQLDFALQGDLPSIVARAAGLKTRLVLATGVRTNIYIGVPPDSPLKTVADLRGKRVSLFKGTNMHLPALRLLESQGLTEKDVRLLNLDTAGYLAALTTRDIDAAIGAMDILRLRDKGAVRVLYTSKGQSPIYTRQSHVLVTDDFAGRYPEATQQFVRTAVESARWASDEKNREEVLRTWARAGTPYEHWKEDFDGEPLRVRLNPNFDPFLVARYKDAVEQSYRFRLSRARFDVDQWIDQRYLRTALDELKLQTYWPIYQPDGKILGA; encoded by the coding sequence ATGCCCGATCGGAACGACCCGTATCTCGACCCCGCCCGGCGGGATGCCCTGTGGAAGCTCGGCCGCGTCGGCCTCGGCGCGGCAACGCTGTCCGCCCTCACTCCGTTCAGCGCATTCAGTGCCCCATCCGCCGCGGCGCGCCCGGACGTCATCCGCATCGGCGTGGCGCAGCCCGCCACCGGCACGCCGCCGACCTTCGCCGGCAGTTCGCTCTCCATCGCGCACGCCAAGGGCTGGGTCGAGGAAGCGTTCAAGCCTGCCGGCACGCGTATCGAGTGGTACTTCTTCAAGGGCGCCGGTCCCGCCGTCAACGAGGCCCTGACCAACCGCCAGCTGGACTTCGCGCTGCAGGGCGACCTGCCTTCGATCGTCGCGCGCGCGGCCGGTCTGAAGACGCGGCTGGTGCTGGCCACCGGGGTGCGGACCAACATCTATATCGGCGTGCCGCCGGACTCTCCACTCAAGACGGTGGCGGATCTGCGCGGCAAGCGGGTATCGCTGTTCAAGGGCACGAATATGCATTTGCCGGCACTGCGGCTGCTCGAATCGCAGGGGCTGACCGAGAAGGACGTGCGGCTCCTGAACCTCGATACCGCCGGCTATCTCGCGGCACTGACCACGCGCGATATCGACGCGGCCATCGGCGCGATGGACATCCTGCGCCTGCGCGACAAGGGCGCCGTGCGCGTGCTGTATACGAGCAAGGGTCAGTCGCCGATCTATACGCGGCAGAGCCATGTCCTGGTCACCGACGACTTCGCCGGCCGCTATCCGGAGGCCACGCAGCAGTTCGTGCGTACGGCCGTCGAATCGGCGCGCTGGGCCTCGGATGAAAAGAATCGCGAAGAAGTGCTACGGACATGGGCGCGCGCGGGCACGCCTTACGAGCACTGGAAGGAAGACTTCGACGGCGAACCGCTGCGCGTTCGCCTCAATCCGAACTTCGATCCGTTCCTCGTCGCGCGCTACAAGGACGCCGTGGAGCAGTCCTATCGGTTCCGCCTCAGCCGCGCGCGCTTCGACGTGGACCAGTGGATCGATCAGCGCTACCTGCGTACCGCGCTCGACGAGCTGAAGCTCCAGACTTACTGGCCCATCTACCAGCCGGACGGCAAGATCCTGGGGGCGTAA
- a CDS encoding ABC transporter ATP-binding protein — protein MAHAGTLDISHLSKQYDVKGAALPVLEDITLSIQPGEFVSVVGTSGCGKSTLLRLIVGLEDEYRGEILLDGKRVVGTSLQRGIVFQEHRLFPWLTVEQNISLALLNSGLSEGDKFRTVQSHIDLVGLGGFEHAYPYQLSGGMSQRVAIARALVTRPDILLLDEPFGALDALTRAYLQQELHRIWQAEGITMILVTHDVEEAVYLGERVVVMEPRPGRIRRIVPVDLAHPRERSAPAFSRIRDTVLRELGDKPAEAAAPPLAPQLHVVTDHVPLAFQFAV, from the coding sequence ATGGCACATGCCGGCACACTCGATATCTCGCATTTGTCGAAACAGTACGACGTCAAGGGCGCGGCCCTGCCGGTGCTCGAGGACATCACGCTCTCCATCCAGCCCGGCGAATTCGTCAGCGTGGTCGGCACCAGCGGGTGCGGCAAGTCCACGCTGCTGCGGCTGATCGTCGGCCTCGAGGACGAATACCGCGGCGAGATCCTGCTCGACGGCAAGCGCGTGGTGGGCACGAGCCTGCAGCGCGGCATCGTGTTCCAGGAGCATCGGCTGTTTCCGTGGCTCACGGTCGAGCAGAACATCTCGCTGGCCTTGCTGAACAGCGGCCTCAGCGAAGGCGACAAGTTCCGCACCGTGCAGTCCCATATCGACCTCGTCGGACTGGGCGGCTTCGAACACGCCTATCCGTACCAGTTGTCGGGCGGGATGTCCCAGCGCGTGGCCATCGCGCGGGCGCTCGTCACGCGTCCGGACATCCTGCTGCTGGACGAACCGTTCGGCGCGCTCGATGCGCTGACGCGCGCTTACCTGCAACAGGAACTCCACCGCATCTGGCAGGCCGAGGGCATCACGATGATTCTCGTCACGCATGACGTCGAGGAAGCGGTCTACCTCGGCGAACGCGTGGTGGTCATGGAGCCTCGGCCTGGACGTATCCGCCGCATCGTGCCCGTGGATCTCGCCCATCCGCGCGAACGGTCGGCGCCCGCGTTCTCGCGCATCCGGGACACCGTGCTGCGCGAACTCGGCGACAAGCCGGCCGAAGCCGCCGCGCCGCCGCTGGCACCGCAGCTGCACGTCGTGACCGATCACGTGCCGCTTGCGTTTCAGTTTGCAGTCTGA
- a CDS encoding CsbD family protein, producing MNKDQVKGRMTEAKGKAKELAGKLTGKTSTEIKGKAEQVAGKTQASYGDAKEDIKKSPR from the coding sequence ATGAACAAGGACCAAGTGAAGGGTCGCATGACCGAGGCCAAGGGCAAGGCGAAGGAACTCGCCGGCAAGCTCACGGGCAAGACCTCCACCGAGATCAAGGGCAAGGCCGAGCAAGTGGCTGGCAAGACGCAGGCCAGCTACGGCGATGCCAAGGAAGACATCAAGAAGAGCCCGCGCTGA
- a CDS encoding NAD-dependent succinate-semialdehyde dehydrogenase has protein sequence MLTTLTDRTLLRAQNFIDQQWRDSGARFEVIDPATGEIIAHVPDSDAADAKAAADAAAAAFPDWSRRTARERAQRIKRWHALILSHEQDLARIISAEQGKPMAESLGEVRYGASYVEWFAEEATRICGDVVAEAVPGRKMIVLKEPVGVVAAITPWNFPLAMIARKIAPALAAGCTVVCKPAEDTPLTALALVYLAEQAGLPRGVLNIVTASRVRTPAVVDAWLADSRVRKITFTGSTPVGKHLARESAGTLKKLSLELGGNAPFIVFDDADLDAAVEGLMAAKFRNGGQTCVCPNRIYVQAGVHDIFVGKLAARVSALRVGPASEAASQIGPMINARAVAKIDRHVRDALEKGAHVVVGGERVRTDDGPHYYAPTVLTRATPAMALADEETFGPVAPIFRFHHEDEVIRDANDTPFGLAAYFYSNDVRRIWRVAQALETGIVGINEGALASEAAPFGGVKESGYGREGSRHGLDDYMHTKYLCQGQLS, from the coding sequence ATGTTGACTACCCTTACCGATCGGACGCTGCTGCGCGCGCAGAACTTTATCGACCAGCAGTGGCGAGACAGCGGCGCACGCTTCGAGGTGATCGATCCCGCGACGGGCGAAATCATCGCCCACGTGCCCGACAGCGACGCTGCCGATGCGAAGGCCGCCGCCGACGCCGCGGCGGCCGCGTTCCCGGACTGGAGCCGCCGCACCGCGCGCGAGCGCGCGCAGCGGATCAAGCGCTGGCACGCGCTGATCCTCTCCCACGAGCAGGACCTCGCGCGCATCATCTCGGCCGAGCAGGGCAAGCCCATGGCGGAAAGCCTTGGCGAGGTCCGCTATGGCGCCTCGTACGTCGAATGGTTCGCCGAGGAAGCCACGCGCATCTGCGGCGACGTGGTCGCGGAAGCCGTGCCGGGACGCAAGATGATCGTGCTGAAGGAACCGGTCGGCGTGGTGGCCGCCATCACGCCGTGGAATTTCCCGCTGGCGATGATCGCGCGCAAGATCGCGCCCGCGCTCGCGGCCGGCTGCACCGTGGTCTGCAAGCCTGCCGAAGACACGCCGCTGACCGCGCTGGCCCTTGTATACCTGGCCGAGCAGGCGGGCCTGCCGCGCGGCGTACTCAATATCGTCACGGCCTCGCGCGTGCGGACGCCGGCCGTGGTCGACGCGTGGCTCGCGGACAGCCGCGTGCGCAAGATCACGTTCACGGGCTCCACGCCCGTGGGCAAGCACCTTGCGCGCGAGTCGGCCGGCACGCTCAAGAAGCTCTCGCTCGAACTCGGCGGCAATGCGCCCTTTATCGTCTTCGACGATGCCGACCTCGATGCCGCGGTGGAAGGCTTGATGGCCGCCAAGTTCCGGAACGGCGGCCAGACCTGTGTCTGCCCCAACCGCATTTATGTGCAGGCCGGCGTGCACGACATCTTCGTCGGCAAGCTGGCGGCGCGCGTCTCCGCACTGCGCGTGGGCCCGGCCAGCGAGGCCGCGTCCCAGATCGGGCCGATGATCAACGCGCGTGCCGTGGCCAAGATCGACCGGCATGTGCGCGACGCGCTCGAGAAAGGCGCGCATGTGGTGGTCGGCGGCGAACGCGTGCGCACCGACGACGGTCCGCATTACTACGCGCCCACGGTACTCACCCGGGCGACCCCTGCCATGGCGCTGGCCGACGAGGAGACCTTCGGCCCGGTGGCGCCCATCTTCCGTTTCCACCACGAGGACGAGGTGATTCGCGATGCCAATGACACCCCATTCGGCCTTGCCGCGTATTTCTACTCGAACGATGTACGGCGCATCTGGCGCGTGGCACAGGCGCTGGAAACCGGCATCGTCGGGATCAACGAGGGCGCGCTCGCGTCTGAGGCGGCGCCGTTTGGCGGCGTGAAGGAGTCCGGTTACGGCCGGGAGGGCTCGCGTCACGGACTTGACGATTACATGCATACGAAGTATCTGTGCCAGGGGCAGCTCAGCTGA
- the hpaI gene encoding 4-hydroxy-2-oxoheptanedioate aldolase: MPAHNPFKAALAAGQPQIGLWMSAASSYLAEISATAGFDWLLVDGEHAPNDVRSILETLQALGPYRSQAVVRAVSGETALIKQLLDIGARTLLIPMVDTAKQAAALVRATRYPPFGVRGVGSAVARVSQWSARKDYLTVADDEVCLLVQAETVTAMQNLEAICAVDGVHGVFIGPADLAASMGHRGNPGHPEVQDQIESAMRTIVASGKAAGTLTSDNTLARRYLELGCTFVATGVDVLVYANAARRLAAEFLPDRAASIAAPGAAY; this comes from the coding sequence ATGCCCGCCCATAACCCGTTCAAGGCCGCCCTGGCCGCTGGCCAGCCGCAGATCGGACTCTGGATGTCCGCCGCATCGTCCTATCTGGCCGAGATCAGCGCCACGGCCGGCTTCGACTGGCTGCTCGTGGACGGCGAGCATGCGCCCAACGACGTGCGCTCGATCCTGGAAACGCTGCAGGCGCTCGGGCCCTACCGCTCGCAGGCCGTCGTACGTGCCGTCTCGGGCGAGACCGCGCTGATCAAGCAGCTGCTCGATATCGGCGCGCGCACGCTGCTGATTCCGATGGTCGATACCGCCAAACAGGCCGCCGCGCTGGTGCGCGCCACGCGCTATCCGCCGTTCGGCGTGCGCGGCGTGGGCAGCGCCGTGGCGCGCGTGTCCCAGTGGTCGGCCCGCAAGGACTACCTAACCGTGGCCGACGACGAGGTCTGCCTGCTCGTGCAGGCCGAAACCGTGACCGCCATGCAGAATCTGGAAGCGATCTGCGCCGTCGACGGCGTGCATGGCGTGTTTATCGGTCCGGCCGACCTCGCCGCGTCGATGGGCCATCGCGGCAACCCGGGGCACCCGGAGGTGCAGGACCAGATAGAATCCGCGATGCGCACGATCGTGGCGAGTGGCAAGGCGGCCGGTACGCTGACTTCCGACAACACGCTCGCACGCCGGTATCTGGAGCTGGGCTGCACGTTCGTGGCGACCGGCGTGGACGTACTGGTCTATGCCAACGCCGCGCGCCGGCTGGCCGCCGAGTTCCTGCCGGACCGCGCCGCCAGCATTGCCGCGCCGGGCGCTGCCTACTAA
- a CDS encoding FAD-binding oxidoreductase, whose protein sequence is MTASPTQAALLSAMQDIVGAGNCLTADADTEAYVTDYRRLYRGRSPVVVMPATTGQVSRVMAWCHANDVPVVPQGGNTSLMGGAVPDDSGTAVVISLKKMHRVLAIDTINDTMTVEAGVTLSAARAAADEAKRLFPLRIGSEGSCQIGGNLSTNAGGTAVLRYGNMRDLVLGIEVVLPDGRVFSSLKGLRKDNTGYDLKHLFIGAEGTLGIITGAVLKLMPQPRSTAVAFVAVQSPEAAVDLLGRARALSGGAVTAFELISAPALELVLEYLGNIPSPLESRHDWMVLIELTSGADEETLGGTLMEILEAGLEAGLVVDAAVASSLADVQQFWRIREEISDAQTRTGGSIKCDISVPVSRIAQFIGKASAEVLALEPATRMVIYGHMGDGNVHFNPLRPRDRDAKSFLAQWYKPVSDLVDGLAHAENGSISAEHGVGVAKRDDLLQYKSSVELELMWQVKRALDPKNLLNPGRLLPELK, encoded by the coding sequence ATGACCGCTTCCCCCACCCAAGCCGCCCTGCTGTCCGCCATGCAGGACATCGTCGGCGCCGGCAACTGCCTGACCGCCGATGCCGATACCGAGGCCTATGTCACCGACTATCGCCGCCTCTATCGCGGCCGGTCGCCGGTGGTGGTCATGCCCGCGACGACCGGGCAGGTCAGCCGCGTGATGGCGTGGTGCCATGCCAACGACGTGCCCGTCGTGCCGCAGGGCGGCAACACGTCGCTGATGGGAGGCGCGGTGCCCGACGATAGCGGCACCGCCGTGGTCATCAGCCTCAAGAAGATGCATCGCGTGCTGGCGATCGATACGATCAACGACACGATGACCGTGGAAGCCGGCGTGACGCTGTCCGCGGCCCGTGCCGCGGCCGACGAAGCGAAGCGCCTGTTTCCGTTGCGCATCGGCTCGGAAGGTTCGTGCCAGATCGGCGGCAATCTCTCGACCAACGCGGGCGGCACGGCGGTCCTGCGCTACGGCAATATGCGCGACCTCGTGCTCGGCATCGAGGTGGTCCTGCCCGATGGCCGCGTGTTTTCATCGCTGAAAGGACTGCGCAAGGACAACACGGGCTACGACCTCAAGCACCTGTTCATTGGCGCGGAAGGCACGCTCGGCATCATCACGGGCGCGGTGCTCAAGCTGATGCCGCAGCCGCGCTCGACCGCGGTCGCCTTCGTGGCCGTGCAGAGCCCCGAGGCCGCCGTGGACCTGCTTGGCCGTGCGCGCGCGCTGTCGGGCGGTGCCGTGACCGCCTTCGAACTGATCTCGGCGCCCGCGCTGGAGCTCGTGCTCGAGTATCTGGGCAATATCCCCTCGCCGCTCGAGAGCCGGCACGACTGGATGGTGCTGATCGAGCTGACGTCGGGCGCCGACGAGGAGACGCTCGGCGGCACGCTGATGGAGATTCTGGAGGCGGGTCTGGAGGCGGGCCTCGTCGTCGATGCGGCCGTGGCATCGAGCCTGGCCGATGTGCAGCAGTTCTGGCGTATCCGGGAGGAAATCTCCGACGCGCAGACGCGCACCGGCGGAAGCATCAAGTGCGATATCTCGGTGCCCGTCTCGCGTATTGCGCAGTTCATCGGCAAGGCGTCGGCTGAAGTGCTGGCGCTGGAGCCCGCCACGCGCATGGTCATCTACGGCCATATGGGCGACGGCAATGTCCACTTCAATCCGCTGCGGCCACGCGACCGCGACGCCAAGTCGTTCCTCGCCCAGTGGTACAAGCCCGTGTCGGACCTCGTGGACGGGCTGGCCCATGCCGAGAATGGCTCGATTTCGGCCGAGCATGGGGTCGGCGTGGCCAAGCGGGACGATCTGCTGCAATACAAGTCGTCGGTGGAGCTCGAATTGATGTGGCAGGTCAAGCGCGCGCTGGATCCGAAGAATCTGCTGAACCCGGGGCGGCTCCTGCCCGAGCTCAAGTAA
- a CDS encoding phosphate/phosphite/phosphonate ABC transporter substrate-binding protein, whose protein sequence is MAKLERWVAALPMYNVSASLRADWLELIERVGDALARDGAAEGSAIALRAVDPGEGHDALQAFWHRDDLLLSQTCGLPLVRGLAPHVRLIGTPRFDVPGCHRQRYRSALVVRAGGPRSLADCRGARAACNGPDSHSGMNALRHAVAPLVKADTDGGRFFSQIVLTGSHLASLAALGNDEADVAAIDCVTLAFAAEHHPELVAGVRQIGFTRPVPGLPFIASRRASVALVRRVRAALRSVLHERPDLSARLHLGDVVRSTVADYLPIASMEREAQLRGYAQLA, encoded by the coding sequence ATGGCTAAGCTCGAGCGCTGGGTAGCCGCACTGCCCATGTACAACGTTTCCGCATCCCTGCGCGCCGACTGGCTCGAGCTGATCGAGCGCGTGGGCGACGCACTGGCACGCGACGGTGCGGCCGAGGGGAGCGCCATCGCCCTGCGCGCCGTGGATCCCGGCGAAGGCCACGATGCCCTGCAGGCATTCTGGCATCGCGACGATCTGCTGCTGTCGCAGACCTGCGGACTCCCGCTCGTACGCGGACTGGCGCCGCACGTGCGCCTGATCGGCACGCCGCGGTTCGACGTGCCGGGCTGTCACCGGCAACGCTATCGCAGCGCGCTCGTGGTGCGCGCGGGCGGTCCCAGGTCGCTGGCCGACTGTCGCGGCGCGCGTGCCGCCTGCAACGGCCCCGATTCGCATAGCGGCATGAATGCGCTGCGCCATGCGGTGGCGCCGCTGGTCAAGGCAGACACCGACGGCGGCCGGTTCTTCAGCCAGATCGTGCTCACCGGTTCCCATCTGGCGTCGCTGGCCGCGCTGGGCAACGACGAAGCGGACGTGGCCGCCATCGATTGCGTCACGCTGGCATTCGCGGCCGAGCATCATCCCGAACTGGTGGCCGGCGTGCGGCAGATCGGCTTTACGCGGCCCGTGCCCGGGCTGCCGTTTATCGCTTCCCGGCGCGCGAGCGTGGCGCTGGTCCGCCGCGTACGCGCGGCCTTGCGCAGCGTGCTGCACGAGCGCCCCGACCTCAGTGCGCGGCTCCACCTGGGAGACGTGGTGCGCTCCACCGTGGCCGACTACCTGCCGATTGCCTCGATGGAGCGCGAGGCGCAGCTGCGCGGCTACGCGCAACTGGCCTGA
- a CDS encoding ABC transporter permease, protein MATDSLALEAPRPAVALDGYRRHIVDVLLAWPVPLALLAIWYIAARFEWIPPQVLPTPEAVAHTLADLHASGELWDNLRISALRVAAGFGVGLVAGLSLGTAMGLSARFRDYVYPTFKAFSQVPVLGWLPLLMLLVGIDEALKIILIAKAALVPIAINTYKGIGNVPAPYLEVARVLRLSRWQTLSRVIFPAAAAPVWNGIRYGLTHAWLALVVVELLASSEGLGYMIVYGRQLFQLDMVIAAVIVVGAIGFTLDQLLARAERVVLRWRKPGF, encoded by the coding sequence ATGGCAACCGACTCGCTCGCGCTGGAAGCGCCGCGGCCCGCCGTTGCCCTCGACGGCTACCGCCGGCATATCGTGGACGTGCTGCTCGCCTGGCCCGTGCCGCTGGCGCTGCTGGCCATCTGGTACATCGCCGCCCGCTTCGAATGGATTCCACCGCAGGTCCTGCCGACGCCCGAAGCCGTGGCGCACACGCTGGCGGACCTGCACGCGTCCGGCGAGCTATGGGACAACCTGCGCATCAGCGCGCTGCGCGTGGCGGCCGGATTCGGCGTCGGCCTCGTCGCCGGCTTGTCGCTGGGTACGGCCATGGGACTGTCGGCGCGGTTCCGCGACTACGTTTATCCCACGTTCAAGGCGTTCAGCCAGGTGCCCGTACTCGGATGGCTGCCGCTGCTGATGCTGCTGGTCGGCATCGACGAAGCGCTCAAGATCATCCTGATTGCCAAGGCGGCGCTCGTGCCGATTGCCATCAACACGTACAAGGGCATCGGCAACGTGCCCGCCCCGTATCTGGAAGTGGCGCGCGTGCTGCGGCTGTCGCGATGGCAGACGCTGTCGCGCGTGATCTTTCCCGCGGCGGCCGCGCCCGTATGGAATGGCATTCGCTATGGATTGACGCATGCGTGGCTCGCGCTCGTCGTCGTGGAGCTGCTCGCCTCCTCCGAGGGGCTGGGCTACATGATCGTGTACGGACGGCAGCTGTTCCAGCTCGATATGGTGATCGCGGCGGTCATCGTCGTCGGCGCGATCGGCTTTACGCTCGATCAGCTGCTCGCGCGGGCCGAGCGTGTCGTGTTGCGCTGGCGGAAACCGGGCTTTTGA